The DNA window TTGACAGTAGCAAAATCCCATTAATGTCGTTGAGCTGCTCTGTTCAGGTGCCTCTGTCTATCGTTCCATCACTTTGTGATGTCAAGAAAGCAGAACCTTCCTAGCAGCCACTAAATCTATTTGGAGCGAAATAGGATAGGTAGGGTGGACTGACTTTGGCGGTTATATGTCGTTCCTGTGTCTGGATTTCCCCCTAAtttattctttatatttttggtgtgtttaaaaaataaaataaaaagcacaTAGAATTTTTATGAATGTTGGTTTTCTACTTAcgaaatatttgaaatagatTTATCTCTGAAGAAAGATCTTATGCTAATGCTTGAAATGCTACCAAAAATCTATATAAGTTAATGGTGGTTGGCTAGGAAGACCTTCTGATTGTGTAACCAGCTTGACTGTAACCTCCACATTAACTCTTGTATGTAGGATAAAGGgttattttgttgttggtttAGTGTGATTTCAGACTTTAGTCTGCAATCATTGATCATTTCCTCATTAATCATTGCTATTGGAAGATGGAGCACAACTACGAAGGAAGAATGTTTTGACCACAAGGGATGGGGCATGATTGGCTGAAACACAGTTCTCGCCTTTGTGTCCCTAGTGGAGGACAGTAGATCAGACAGTTCACATCCTCTCCAAGGAAGCATTTTGTCCACCCTCCATGagtatgttgttttgtctgAGAGATAATTTAGTCTACAGTGGTCAATGAGATGGTTTGCAGAACAACGAAGTTAGGCCTGCCCATACACAGGCATAAAGGGACAAGGTTCATATGACACATTCAAACAAAGTTCTGCATGACTAAGTTGCGTTGAATGAGAGCATCCACTAAATGTCCTACATCTGATCTGCAGTGGCGAACCATGGCAGATTGAACCAATGCTTCGAGAAAATATCCTCGAAGCATTGTGAATCCAAACTGAATAATCAAAAAAAATCACTGTATCACTCTTTTACTTTAAGCGCCCGACATATGATCTAGCTATAATGCAAGAGAATCAATGCATTTTTATGACATCTTAGATTAAACAGACCTTAGCCAGAGTACAAGCTGAGGGGAGCTGGAGTGGAGCTTGCATCACTTAGAGTGCAGACCGCTTTAAACAGCCTATGACttgctgttgaaatgttgagCGCTTATTCCAAGATGGCCTACAACAAAAGCAAATGGTAGCCAACATAATTACAGAATTAGATGTttgataatgttttttaatgtatagAGTAAATATGGAGTAGTGATGTTTCAGGGCTTTCTACAAGTTATTTACCCCTGCAAAACAGTCTCACCCTTTGCAAGTCCAACTGGTACTGGTTGATTTTTACTGTCATTAGAAAATGGTGCTCTGAAGTCTGAAGGTGCCTAGAGACCACCAAAGGAGAAATGAGGCTTGGATATTCTTTTCTCCTTGGTATTAACCATTTTTCTCCCCCATACCAAACAGCAGAAATGTATTCTGAAGTCGTAGAAGGCCCTGGCGGCTCCACACAACAATCTGTTCTGTTACCAAATTTCTCATGGATTGTATCTCTCATTCCAGGTCCGAAGACTGTTTTCTTCTGGGCCCCAATGTTCAAATGGGTAAGGGCTGGATTTCCTGCCATTTGAGCTATTGCCTTATCTAACCGGTCACTTGTAGAAAGGTGTAGCCAGGCTAATCCCATGCATCTCCGTAGGGCCTCGTCATGGCGGGTCTGGCAGATATGAGTCGACCAGCAGAGAAGCTCAGCCTCTCGCAGTCCTGTGTGTTGACAGCCACAGGTAGTGTAAACGAACCCCTCTATCTCCTCTGACATGAACAAGTGCACCCTTTGACCCCTAACCTTTTGACTCTCCTCCAGGTCTGGTCTGGTCCAGATACTCATTGGTCATCATTCCGAAGAACTGGAACCTCTTTGCTGTCAATTTGTTTGTCGGTAGTGCTGGAATATCCCAACTCTACAGGATCTTCCGGTAAATAAGTATTTTCCCACCAActtgtctttaaaaaaaggattttCCTTGGGTAGTGGTTATTCTTTTTTCCATGTGGATAGTGCAGGGTAACATACTACCTTGAGGCTGTGTTATACACTGGCAACTGAGCTACAGAAGACTCTTTCAATCACTAATTGGAGTTTAGATCTGAATAGGACTGCCTGAAAATGTAGAAATATAACGTAGACTAGCAGGCGGGTAGATTGGGCATGAACTGCCAGTACTGTTTCTGTACATGTTAGTAGGAGTTAAAGTGTATGTGTGATTGTCAGGAAAAGGATTTAACATGTCTGTAGCAAATGAAGTTCCTGAAAACCAGGACACATTTGCAAAAATCAAATACCTTTCCAAGAACTAAGATGTCTTTTTGTGATAAATGGTATCTCCTTTATACTCCCAATTCTCATTACCAGaatgcaaccctgtttccaaaaaagttgggacgctgcataaactgttaattaaaaaacagaatgcaatgatgttggagggctgtgatcttcgggccctcaggcggcactgcattaaaaacagacacgattctgtagtggacatcactgcatgggctaaggaacacttctgaaaaccattgtctgtgaacaaagtatgttgctgcatccacaaatgcaagttaaaactcttccatgcaaagaagaaaccatatataaacaagatccattaccgccactgccttctctgggcccaagctcatttaagatggactgaggcttCATTTAAGATGAAGCGCTAAAccgtcctgtggtctgacaaatcaaaatttgaaattatttttgggaatcaaggACACCGGAATCAAATATAGATCCTGTGTATCTAAAATTACATAGTGAAACTTTTTTCTTTGCCTTCACTTTATAATGGAAAAAGTTTACAAACCAGTCAACATAAACATCCTGATCATTTCCCCACTGTATTCACTACAGGTATGAGCAACAGAAGAAAGCAGATGCCAAGGAGCAGGCTATCACACCTGTGGAGTCTTGAGTGTAACCAATCCAATTCAACCCCCTGGATTGAAAGGGAGCCTCCTTGCCTGAAGAAAACCAGACCCTCCATCCTTCTTCCATCCTCACTCCATGTTACAGTACAAAGAAACATGTTTCCTTGCTGGAAAGCCACTAATTTGCCTGGATTTCTTCAGGTCTATTAATCCTtaccaaaacaatgacaacGGTGATCATCGACGCACAATGTGTAGTATTGTTAAGTTTTACTTCATGCCATAACTTATGATTTGTGTAATTTCATTAAtttatgctttttatttttttgcatcaaCATACCTCATGATAGTTTCCTAACAATGGAGGTCTTGAAGATGGTTATAAAGAATGtctccaaatacattttagaattagAAGTGTCACCTTTTCCATCCCCAATGCTTATTGTTTTTGGTAAGTTAACACCTGTACCTCAAGGATAACTAATGCATAATGTTACTGTTCCAtccacatttaattgttaaACCCATATAGTAAATTAAGTACTGGTGGCGGTTACTGTGGATTCTCAAAATAGCACCTATTGCCAATAGCTACATGAATCACTTTTCAGCAATGAATTGAGCATTATAGTTTCAAGTAGCACCTTGATTTCCTATAATAAACACTTAAAACAGGTAGAGAATTTATAGAACGAGTAATCTTTGGAGGTTTTATAGCAATAACTAGTACTACATGTTAGTCCAAAAGGTACCCTGAAAACATGCAATTTCACTGAACCAGGTAATAATGAACATGCATTTGTGAAAAGTATTTTGCAACGGGTAACAATTAAATCTTGGCTTACTTTGGAAGTTTCTAGTTTCATTCTTGATCACACAACATTCAGTTTGCCCCTGTGAGATTTAACCTAGATCAATGGACTAAATTTAATCACATGGCATTAATTCAGGGCTGTTCAACTCTGGTCCTGAAGGGCAACATAAAAATGTTTCTACCTGGTACTTACATTCTTTGCTAAGTCTAAACAATCCCCATTCTGGAAGAGTAGGATAAAAACCCAAGTGTTTCAGCAAGACTGCATCTTTATAAACAACTTATGACATGGTCACCAGCTGCCATTGATCTCACAAAGTGGTTTATTGAGACCCAACATCGCTGAAACTACTGACCAGCCAAGTCCTTCCTTACTAGTAGACAGTAACCACACCAGGCAACACTACCTGAAAAAGTCAATTCATCTATGACCTACAATGAATCACAGCAGGCAACGTCATAAGTCTTCACCCTCCTAACGTATGAAGCCAGACTTGAGTAATTCTGGGTCACAGTCTTCATGGACCATTGCCCCATCCCAAACACAGGCAGGGGGAACTGAAAAAAAAGGTCTGACACCAAGCATTTTTACCAAGAGTTTATTCAGGGCTAACAAATCCAAAAGCTTTAGCGTTTTCCGCCAACGCGAGGTGCGTTCACCTTCATCTGCTTGGCGACCTTGGGTTTGGGTGCAGCCTTGGTGGGAGCCTACAGAGGGAGACGAAAACCACACAGATCAAATTAGATTCACTACAACACCTGACTTTCCCAGTAAAACAAGAACTGATCAGTGCCAGGGTTTGTGGTCTCACAACTGTGAACCATATTACCACTCAAACCCAAAGCATGTGTATGAAAGAACATTCCCAGAGCCCCAGCGATGGGTGGCCAAGAGAAGGAACAACAAATGAGTGATGaacaaggacataatgtaaGTGTCCAAACGGTACAAAAATGTAGGATTGCTACACTGGCAGCGTTCTTCAAATGCCTCAAGTTTTCTGGAAACAGCGGATGGAAAATCCCTGGAATGATCAAAGTCATAAGCAGGAAAGCATGTAAACATGATTACACCCCATTACCTTGGCACCTCCTGCAGAGGGCTTCTTGGTTGCCTGCTTGGCCTTCTTGGCCTCCTTGGCAGCTCTGGGGACAAGAATGCGTAAATTAGGTCAAACCTACAACGCAATGAACTCAAAACGGCTACAAAACACCACCTTCGGATGTCCAGAATGACAGACTAATGTACTGTCAGGTTTCATATGGACATAAACGGAGCCGGACTGACATACTTGTTCTACTTACCCTGAAAAATACTAAAACTGCACATACTATACAAAGTAAATTTGATTACCATGTATGGCTTTGTAAATATACCAATGGCCAATTACCAAGATAGAGTAGTTGGGTCAATTGTGCACTTTTCAGATACACAGGATAATAAACCGGGGGGAggtttacattttcttcttcTAAACTAACCATTAAAATGAGATTAAAATTTAATCTGAGTT is part of the Esox lucius isolate fEsoLuc1 chromosome 16, fEsoLuc1.pri, whole genome shotgun sequence genome and encodes:
- the LOC105016556 gene encoding mitochondrial pyruvate carrier 2; translated protein: MAAIRVSYHKLLDKIGLLLPAKLRPIYNHPAGPKTVFFWAPMFKWGLVMAGLADMSRPAEKLSLSQSCVLTATGLVWSRYSLVIIPKNWNLFAVNLFVGSAGISQLYRIFRYEQQKKADAKEQAITPVES